The Carnobacterium mobile DSM 4848 genome includes a window with the following:
- the dnaI gene encoding primosomal protein DnaI, whose amino-acid sequence MEDIGKSLTKMLKERNLSDQYKKLIQEVLNDQDVQQFIEKNQELLNEEAIVKSYAKLYEFVNEKKKYQEKAGMMAPGYQPELIMNYHFIDVAYVPTAELIAKQKEQAIKNRIHSMDMPKDVRTATFERFYLTDERATAITAAYDFISDYLQSPKSFHQGLYLQGSFGVGKSFLLGAIAHELAEKGYPSTLMHFPSFAVEMKQAIGQNSTGEKLDAVKKAPILMLDDIGADSMSSWIRDDVLGVILQYRMQEQLPTFFSSNFDMKQLGEEHLRVTQRGEDEPLKAQRIMERIRYLSKEIKMTGKNRRLS is encoded by the coding sequence TTGGAAGATATCGGTAAAAGTCTAACTAAAATGCTTAAAGAACGAAACTTATCTGACCAATATAAAAAATTGATCCAAGAAGTCTTGAATGATCAGGATGTTCAGCAATTTATTGAAAAGAATCAAGAGCTATTGAATGAAGAAGCGATTGTAAAAAGCTATGCAAAATTGTATGAGTTCGTCAACGAAAAGAAAAAGTATCAGGAAAAAGCAGGGATGATGGCTCCAGGATACCAACCGGAATTGATCATGAATTATCACTTTATTGATGTTGCTTATGTACCGACAGCTGAATTGATTGCGAAGCAAAAAGAACAGGCTATTAAAAACCGCATTCATTCGATGGATATGCCAAAAGATGTTCGTACAGCGACCTTCGAACGTTTTTATTTAACTGATGAGCGAGCAACAGCTATTACAGCTGCATATGATTTTATTTCAGATTATTTGCAGAGCCCAAAATCCTTTCATCAGGGACTGTATTTACAAGGATCATTTGGAGTGGGGAAATCTTTCTTATTGGGTGCCATCGCGCATGAGCTTGCTGAAAAAGGCTATCCTTCCACTTTGATGCACTTTCCTTCTTTTGCAGTTGAAATGAAGCAAGCAATTGGACAGAATTCAACAGGAGAAAAATTAGATGCTGTCAAAAAAGCACCTATTTTAATGTTGGATGATATTGGAGCAGACTCAATGTCAAGCTGGATAAGGGATGATGTGCTTGGAGTTATTTTGCAGTATCGGATGCAAGAACAATTACCCACATTCTTTTCTTCTAATTTCGATATGAAACAATTAGGCGAAGAACATTTAAGAGTTACTCAACGTGGAGAAGATGAGCCGTTGAAAGCCCAACGTATCATGGAACGTATTCGTTATTTATCTAAAGAAATCAAAATGACGGGCAAAAACCGTCGATTGTCTTAA
- a CDS encoding replication initiation and membrane attachment family protein: MNYPWKNLSPKDGFMVRQNALLSDIDQKILTFLYQPLIGATAYSLYMTLWTEIDEESYWSEGILHSELLTLLSVGIPELYQARIKLEAIGLLKTYLKTEPEKLYVYELVAPHSSATFFKDDLLSLLLFEAVGERKFRKLRNRFVTAPLEKENYKEVTKSFLDVYQFDGNLLKQEKALLKEPVELIGNDSAAGPVIENQTFDFKFFYTGLNSHYVSRSAISKELEATILVLHTMYGVNELDMQRYVLEASDMNTGMIDERKLKNNVYRDYHARAQKKVQLHDVVEKDIQNEQKQQRNRKSVLKQQGLTENEITIVEVSEEISPFDFMTSIKDQKGGYVTKNEEWALEEIVQKANLPASVVNILIHYILVVRNNPIFEKALAYKISNDWAQNKVVSPEMALQKVKTMYQENAEKKKQAERKQYTNQKSTSYGKKTTTRKETLPEWAKEDNSAKAEKPMSEAEKQAFMDRLKQIQSFGKEGD; encoded by the coding sequence TTGAACTATCCTTGGAAAAATTTGAGTCCGAAAGATGGATTCATGGTTCGACAAAATGCCTTGCTTTCGGATATAGACCAAAAAATATTGACTTTTTTATATCAACCTTTGATAGGAGCAACAGCCTATAGTCTTTACATGACGTTGTGGACTGAGATTGATGAAGAGTCTTATTGGAGTGAAGGAATACTTCATTCGGAATTGTTGACACTTTTAAGCGTAGGGATTCCAGAACTGTATCAAGCGAGAATTAAATTAGAAGCTATTGGGTTGTTAAAAACCTATCTGAAAACTGAACCAGAAAAGTTGTATGTATATGAATTAGTTGCCCCTCATTCAAGTGCAACTTTTTTCAAAGATGACTTATTGAGTTTGCTTCTTTTTGAAGCGGTTGGAGAACGGAAATTTCGTAAATTACGAAATCGATTTGTAACGGCTCCATTGGAGAAAGAAAACTATAAAGAAGTTACCAAATCCTTTTTGGATGTCTATCAGTTTGATGGAAACCTGCTTAAACAAGAAAAGGCATTACTAAAAGAGCCAGTTGAATTAATTGGCAACGACTCAGCTGCTGGACCTGTAATCGAAAACCAAACGTTTGATTTTAAGTTTTTTTATACGGGTTTAAACAGCCACTATGTTAGCCGCTCCGCTATCTCAAAAGAGCTTGAAGCAACGATCTTAGTGTTGCATACAATGTACGGAGTGAATGAGTTAGATATGCAGCGTTATGTTTTAGAAGCCAGCGACATGAATACAGGGATGATTGATGAACGAAAGCTGAAGAATAACGTTTACCGCGATTATCACGCACGCGCTCAAAAGAAGGTTCAGCTGCATGATGTAGTAGAAAAAGATATTCAAAACGAACAAAAACAACAAAGAAACCGCAAAAGTGTTTTAAAACAACAAGGGCTAACAGAGAATGAAATCACTATTGTTGAAGTGAGCGAAGAAATTAGTCCGTTTGATTTTATGACTTCGATTAAAGACCAAAAAGGCGGCTATGTAACAAAAAATGAAGAATGGGCATTAGAAGAAATAGTGCAAAAAGCTAATTTACCTGCTTCAGTTGTTAACATATTGATCCATTATATCTTAGTTGTAAGGAATAACCCTATTTTTGAAAAAGCTTTAGCTTATAAAATATCCAATGATTGGGCTCAAAATAAAGTTGTTTCACCAGAAATGGCACTTCAAAAAGTTAAAACGATGTACCAAGAAAATGCTGAAAAGAAGAAGCAAGCAGAAAGAAAACAGTATACCAACCAAAAATCAACTAGCTACGGGAAAAAGACAACGACTAGAAAAGAAACTCTTCCAGAATGGGCGAAAGAAGACAATAGCGCTAAAGCTGAAAAACCAATGAGCGAAGCTGAGAAACAAGCTTTTATGGACCGCTTAAAACAAATCCAAAGTTTCGGAAAAGAAGGTGATTGA
- the nrdR gene encoding transcriptional regulator NrdR, which translates to MQCPRCQNNGSRVVDSRPADDGRAIRRRRECEACNFRFTTFERVEQAPLLVIKKNGTREEFNRGKMLRGIIRSCEKRPVSVEQVEKIVDEVENKIRSLGENEISSAIIGEYIMEKLAEVDDVAYIRFASVYRQFKDMSVFLTELQELEKKKSEKKAETD; encoded by the coding sequence GTGCAATGTCCACGCTGTCAAAATAATGGTTCTAGAGTTGTCGATAGTCGTCCTGCAGATGATGGGCGTGCTATTCGTAGAAGAAGAGAATGTGAAGCGTGTAACTTCCGATTTACAACATTTGAACGAGTTGAACAAGCGCCACTGTTAGTAATTAAAAAAAATGGCACACGAGAAGAATTCAATCGTGGGAAAATGCTGCGCGGCATTATCCGATCATGTGAAAAGCGCCCAGTTTCAGTAGAACAAGTTGAAAAAATAGTCGATGAAGTGGAGAATAAAATTCGGAGTTTAGGGGAAAATGAAATATCATCAGCGATCATTGGTGAATACATTATGGAAAAACTAGCAGAAGTGGATGACGTTGCTTATATTCGTTTTGCTAGTGTTTACCGTCAGTTCAAGGATATGAGTGTTTTCTTGACAGAATTACAAGAGTTAGAAAAAAAGAAATCTGAAAAAAAAGCTGAAACGGATTAG
- the coaE gene encoding dephospho-CoA kinase (Dephospho-CoA kinase (CoaE) performs the final step in coenzyme A biosynthesis.), whose product MTVVIGLTGSIATGKSTVCKFFKSRGIPVIDADIGARVVVEPGTEGLKSIARYFGKEILHSDGTLNRKKLGEIVFTDPIKLEKLNGLLEKQIRNWILTQKEEYLQQHPPLLVLDIPLLFEKNYLTEVDQVMVVAVTEEIQIARLMQRDHITREMAVQKIAAQLPLAKKIKQADVVIDNNGTIQETVEQLEKWLQQMDQIN is encoded by the coding sequence ATGACAGTTGTGATTGGTTTGACAGGAAGCATTGCAACAGGAAAATCAACTGTCTGTAAGTTTTTTAAAAGCCGAGGAATACCCGTTATTGATGCTGATATTGGAGCCAGGGTAGTAGTAGAACCTGGAACAGAAGGGTTAAAATCGATTGCACGTTATTTTGGAAAAGAAATACTTCATTCCGATGGGACATTAAATCGAAAAAAACTAGGAGAAATTGTATTTACTGATCCCATAAAATTAGAAAAATTGAATGGCTTATTAGAAAAACAGATTCGTAACTGGATACTTACCCAAAAAGAAGAGTATCTGCAACAACACCCCCCGTTGCTTGTGTTAGATATTCCTTTATTGTTTGAAAAAAATTATTTAACAGAAGTAGATCAAGTGATGGTAGTTGCTGTGACAGAAGAGATACAGATAGCTCGGTTGATGCAGCGCGATCACATTACACGCGAGATGGCTGTCCAGAAAATAGCAGCCCAACTTCCTTTGGCGAAAAAAATAAAACAGGCAGATGTAGTGATTGACAATAATGGAACCATCCAAGAAACAGTAGAGCAGCTGGAAAAATGGCTGCAGCAAATGGATCAAATAAACTGA
- the mutM gene encoding DNA-formamidopyrimidine glycosylase, with amino-acid sequence MPELPEVETVKKGLVQLVKGSIITGVDVYWDRIISGDIRSQEFSEYLIDETLVDIERRGKYLIFLFEQWAMVSHLRMEGKYEVVPTQTPLKKHTHVIFHLKDGRDLRYLDVRKFGRMTLVPLGEQNNVAGLKTLGPEPLPETFVLAEFQKTLQQKKRAIKPLLLDQKVVAGLGNIYVDEALFKANIHPLRGADTLSLKEMQQLHQAIIQVLGNAVAAGGTTIRTYKNALGEAGSFQVELHVYGKTNEPCILCGTPIQKLKVAQRGTHICPNCQQLA; translated from the coding sequence GTGCCAGAGTTACCAGAAGTTGAAACAGTTAAAAAAGGTCTCGTCCAACTTGTTAAAGGCAGCATCATAACAGGAGTAGATGTATACTGGGATCGCATTATTTCAGGTGACATACGTAGTCAAGAATTCTCAGAGTACCTAATCGATGAAACACTCGTTGATATTGAACGAAGAGGCAAGTATTTAATTTTTCTTTTCGAACAGTGGGCAATGGTTTCACATTTAAGAATGGAAGGCAAATACGAAGTCGTTCCTACTCAGACACCCTTAAAAAAACACACTCATGTGATTTTTCATTTGAAAGATGGCCGTGATCTACGGTATCTTGATGTTCGAAAGTTTGGACGTATGACACTTGTTCCTTTAGGTGAACAAAATAATGTAGCTGGGCTTAAAACTTTAGGGCCAGAACCGTTGCCAGAAACATTTGTTTTAGCAGAATTTCAAAAAACACTGCAACAAAAAAAGCGCGCTATTAAACCTCTTTTATTAGATCAAAAAGTAGTGGCCGGTTTAGGCAATATCTATGTAGATGAAGCACTTTTTAAAGCTAACATTCATCCTCTTAGAGGAGCTGATACATTGAGCTTGAAAGAAATGCAACAGTTACACCAAGCCATTATACAAGTGTTGGGCAATGCTGTAGCAGCAGGGGGAACAACAATCAGAACCTATAAAAATGCTTTAGGAGAAGCAGGAAGTTTTCAAGTGGAATTGCATGTTTATGGAAAAACAAATGAACCTTGCATCCTGTGTGGAACGCCGATCCAAAAATTAAAAGTAGCGCAAAGAGGTACTCACATTTGCCCTAATTGTCAACAACTAGCTTAA
- the polA gene encoding DNA polymerase I, which translates to MTSKNKLLLIDGSSVAFRAFFALHQQLERFKNKSGLHTNALYGFHSMIENILTKEKPTHVLVAFDAGKTTFRNAFFEEYKGGRAKTPSEFTEQMPYLRVLLESFGIKHYELDNYEADDIIGTLSKQVDPTDFDVVVVSGDRDLTQLAKENVRVDITVKGVSELKEYTVESIQAEMGISPLQIIDMKGLAGDASDNIPGVTKIGEKTALKLLKEYGSVEGVYDHIDEMKKSKMKENLINEKETAFLSKKLATIDRDTPLNIGIEDLIYKGPDTEKLIHFYKEMDFKTHLSKLDTTEYVAETEANRQEIVYEVVTDISPDLFTDKMGLYVEMLTDNYHTADIVSVGWGNADHIYIGEPELVLNSEHFQKWAADETTSKQVFDAKRTFVALKRYGIEVKNIQFDILLASYILNTKDNSKDLSEVATEHDYFDVSSDESVYGKGSKIHIPEDLSVMQEHIARKIKAIVVLSEQLEQHLAQNNQTELFYEMELPLAKVLAEMEISGIKVNAQRLREMKVEFAERLENIEQRVYEEAGEKFNLNSPKQLGVILFEKMGYPVVKKTKTGYSTAVDVLEQLKDQAPIVKDILEYRQIAKLQSTYIEGLLKVIHGHNGKIHTRYMQTIAQTGRLSSIDPNLQNIPIRLEEGRKIRQAFVPSYEGWKIFSSDYSQIELRVLAHISDDEHLKAAFIEGQDIHASTAMRVFGIEKQEDVTSEMRRRAKAVNFGIVYGISDYGLSKNLEISRKEAQTFIDTYFVKYPGVKTYMEEIVREAKDKGYVETLFHRRRYLPDINSRNFNLRSFAERTAMNTPIQGSAADIIKVAMIEMDKRLKEENMEATMLLQVHDELIFEAPEAEIPLLEKLVTEVMEEAVELNVPLKVDSNYGDNWYESK; encoded by the coding sequence ATGACCTCTAAAAATAAATTACTGCTAATTGATGGCAGCAGTGTGGCCTTCAGGGCATTCTTTGCACTCCATCAGCAATTGGAACGTTTTAAAAATAAAAGTGGACTCCATACCAATGCACTTTATGGATTTCACAGCATGATTGAAAATATTTTAACAAAAGAAAAACCTACTCATGTTTTAGTAGCTTTCGATGCAGGTAAAACGACATTTCGTAATGCTTTTTTTGAAGAATATAAAGGAGGCAGAGCGAAAACACCTAGTGAATTTACTGAGCAAATGCCTTATTTGCGCGTTCTTTTGGAGAGTTTTGGAATAAAACATTATGAATTAGATAACTACGAAGCAGATGATATTATTGGAACTCTTTCGAAACAAGTCGATCCGACAGATTTTGATGTTGTTGTCGTTTCGGGTGATCGGGATTTAACGCAATTAGCTAAAGAGAATGTAAGAGTGGACATTACAGTCAAAGGAGTCAGTGAATTAAAAGAATATACTGTGGAGTCGATTCAAGCTGAGATGGGTATTTCTCCTCTTCAAATTATTGATATGAAAGGACTTGCCGGAGATGCTTCTGATAACATTCCTGGAGTGACTAAAATTGGAGAGAAGACCGCTCTGAAATTATTAAAAGAATACGGCTCTGTTGAAGGAGTCTATGATCATATTGATGAAATGAAAAAAAGCAAGATGAAAGAAAATTTGATCAATGAAAAAGAAACAGCATTTTTAAGTAAGAAACTAGCAACTATCGATCGGGATACGCCACTGAATATTGGAATAGAAGATTTAATTTATAAAGGGCCTGATACGGAAAAACTGATTCATTTTTATAAGGAGATGGATTTTAAAACGCATTTAAGTAAATTAGATACGACTGAATATGTTGCAGAAACTGAAGCAAATCGTCAAGAAATTGTTTATGAGGTAGTTACAGATATTTCGCCAGACTTATTTACAGATAAAATGGGACTTTATGTAGAGATGTTAACTGATAATTACCATACAGCAGATATTGTCAGTGTCGGTTGGGGAAATGCGGACCATATTTATATAGGAGAACCCGAATTAGTTTTAAATTCAGAACATTTCCAGAAATGGGCAGCAGACGAGACGACCAGTAAGCAAGTTTTTGATGCGAAACGCACATTTGTAGCTTTAAAGCGTTATGGAATTGAAGTGAAAAATATACAATTTGATATTTTATTAGCTTCTTATATCTTAAATACAAAAGACAACAGCAAAGACCTATCAGAAGTGGCGACGGAACATGATTATTTTGACGTTTCATCTGATGAAAGTGTTTATGGCAAAGGATCCAAAATCCATATACCGGAAGATTTATCTGTTATGCAAGAACATATAGCTCGGAAAATTAAAGCTATCGTTGTGTTAAGTGAACAGCTCGAACAACATTTAGCCCAAAACAATCAAACAGAACTATTTTATGAAATGGAATTGCCTCTTGCAAAAGTATTAGCAGAGATGGAAATTAGTGGGATCAAAGTCAATGCTCAACGATTGCGTGAAATGAAAGTGGAATTTGCAGAGCGGTTAGAAAATATAGAACAGCGCGTGTATGAAGAAGCTGGAGAAAAATTTAATTTAAACTCTCCAAAACAATTAGGCGTTATTTTATTTGAAAAAATGGGATACCCAGTGGTTAAAAAAACTAAAACGGGGTATTCTACAGCTGTGGATGTTCTTGAACAGCTAAAAGACCAAGCTCCAATCGTAAAAGATATTTTGGAATACCGGCAAATAGCTAAATTACAATCAACCTATATTGAAGGGTTATTAAAGGTTATTCATGGACATAACGGCAAAATCCATACACGCTATATGCAAACGATCGCCCAGACTGGCCGGCTAAGTTCGATTGATCCTAACCTGCAAAATATTCCAATTCGATTAGAAGAAGGACGAAAAATCAGACAAGCATTTGTACCGAGTTATGAAGGCTGGAAAATTTTTTCTTCAGATTACTCGCAAATTGAGCTGCGTGTTTTAGCTCATATCTCTGACGATGAACATTTAAAAGCAGCTTTTATCGAAGGACAAGATATTCACGCCAGCACAGCTATGCGAGTTTTTGGAATTGAAAAACAAGAAGATGTGACTTCAGAGATGCGTCGGCGTGCAAAAGCCGTTAACTTTGGTATTGTGTACGGAATCAGTGATTATGGCTTATCGAAAAATTTAGAAATCAGCCGAAAAGAAGCGCAGACGTTTATTGATACGTATTTCGTTAAGTATCCTGGCGTTAAGACTTATATGGAAGAAATTGTGCGTGAGGCTAAAGATAAAGGTTATGTGGAAACTCTCTTTCATCGGCGCCGTTACTTGCCGGATATTAATTCTCGCAACTTTAACTTGCGTTCATTTGCAGAACGAACAGCAATGAATACACCTATTCAAGGAAGTGCTGCTGATATTATTAAAGTGGCTATGATTGAAATGGACAAGCGATTGAAAGAAGAAAACATGGAAGCCACTATGTTGCTGCAAGTACATGATGAATTGATTTTTGAAGCTCCAGAAGCTGAAATTCCTTTATTGGAGAAATTAGTTACTGAAGTTATGGAAGAAGCGGTTGAATTAAATGTCCCTTTAAAAGTTGATAGTAATTACGGCGATAATTGGTATGAATCTAAATAA
- the murC gene encoding UDP-N-acetylmuramate--L-alanine ligase encodes MNNETTYHFVGIKGSGMSALALILHDKGFKVQGSDVEKYFFTQKNIEEVKIPILPFDKKNIHDGLTVIAGNAFSDDHEEIKAAIEQGLPVIRYHDFIGNLLKNYTSITVTGSHGKTSTTGLLAHVMSTIKDTSYLIGDGTGHGVPNAEYFALEACEYRRHFLAYHPDYAIITNIDYDHPDYFTSLEDVTEAFETMAQQVQKAIIACGDDEQLIKLKTETPIIYYGFEDHNDFQAQNLSRSITGSSFDVYVKNEFYGHFEIPTYGKHNILNALAVIAICYHEELDKEKVMENLKTFAGVKRRFSEKTMEDMVIIDDYAHHPSEIRATIDAARQKYPNKEIIAIFQPHTFTRTVALLSEFAEALNLADSVYLCDIFGSAREQQGDVTIEDLAAKIDTGALILKEDNMSPLLDHHDGVAIFMGAGDVQKFELAYETLLSHSTLSK; translated from the coding sequence ATGAATAATGAAACTACCTATCATTTTGTTGGAATTAAAGGTTCTGGTATGAGTGCATTGGCATTGATCCTTCATGACAAAGGATTTAAAGTCCAAGGTTCTGATGTAGAGAAATACTTTTTTACACAAAAAAACATAGAAGAAGTAAAAATACCTATTCTACCTTTTGATAAAAAAAACATACATGATGGACTAACGGTTATCGCTGGAAATGCATTTTCAGACGATCACGAAGAAATCAAAGCAGCAATAGAACAAGGATTGCCAGTTATACGTTATCATGACTTTATTGGGAATCTCTTAAAGAATTATACGAGTATCACTGTTACAGGGTCGCATGGGAAAACAAGTACAACAGGCTTGTTGGCGCATGTGATGAGTACGATTAAGGATACAAGCTATTTAATCGGTGATGGTACGGGGCATGGCGTTCCTAATGCTGAATACTTTGCATTAGAAGCTTGTGAATACCGCCGTCACTTTCTAGCTTATCACCCAGATTATGCGATTATTACCAACATTGATTATGATCATCCTGATTACTTTACGAGTCTGGAAGATGTTACAGAAGCCTTTGAGACAATGGCTCAACAAGTACAAAAAGCGATCATTGCATGTGGAGACGATGAACAACTGATTAAGCTTAAAACAGAAACACCGATTATTTATTATGGATTTGAAGATCATAATGATTTTCAAGCTCAAAATCTTAGCCGTTCAATTACAGGGTCAAGTTTCGATGTGTATGTAAAAAATGAATTCTATGGTCACTTTGAAATCCCGACTTATGGAAAACACAACATTTTAAATGCTTTGGCTGTTATTGCAATTTGTTATCATGAAGAATTGGATAAAGAAAAAGTAATGGAAAATCTTAAAACCTTTGCTGGCGTGAAACGTCGTTTTTCTGAAAAAACGATGGAAGATATGGTGATCATTGATGATTATGCGCATCATCCTTCAGAAATACGTGCAACGATTGATGCTGCTCGTCAAAAATACCCTAATAAAGAGATTATTGCTATTTTCCAACCACATACATTTACTAGAACGGTTGCCTTGTTAAGTGAGTTTGCAGAAGCGCTTAACTTAGCCGATTCGGTTTATTTATGTGATATCTTTGGATCAGCACGTGAGCAACAAGGAGATGTAACCATTGAAGATTTAGCAGCGAAAATTGATACAGGTGCTCTGATTTTGAAAGAAGACAATATGTCTCCATTACTAGACCACCATGATGGCGTTGCTATTTTTATGGGTGCAGGGGATGTTCAAAAATTTGAGTTAGCTTATGAAACTTTATTAAGCCATTCAACATTAAGTAAATAA